The Aurantiacibacter arachoides genome window below encodes:
- a CDS encoding ATP12 family chaperone protein, which yields MKRFYADVAVEEGAGGWRVTLDGRPIRTQKGAAQVVPSRALADLLAGEWRAQGDTIDPRGFIFRDMADLAIDVIRPDRAATVAKLLSYADTDTLCYRAEPDEPLWHRQQALWEPLLAACEARHSVTFERTSGIVHKPHDPATMAALGARLEGEDDFTLAALLTLASLAGSLVVALAALEPGADAPALYAAANAEEDWQAELWGWEQEAEKVRVLRLEAFEKAAQFAAAITRLEAGA from the coding sequence ATGAAGCGATTCTACGCCGATGTCGCTGTGGAAGAGGGCGCCGGCGGATGGCGCGTTACCCTGGATGGCCGACCGATCCGCACGCAAAAGGGCGCGGCACAGGTCGTGCCGAGCCGCGCGTTGGCTGACCTGCTGGCCGGGGAATGGCGTGCGCAGGGTGACACGATCGATCCGCGCGGCTTCATCTTTCGCGACATGGCCGACCTGGCAATCGACGTTATCCGCCCCGATCGCGCGGCAACCGTGGCCAAGCTGCTCAGCTACGCCGACACCGACACGCTATGTTACCGCGCAGAGCCGGACGAGCCGCTGTGGCATCGCCAGCAGGCGCTGTGGGAGCCCTTGCTTGCCGCCTGCGAAGCGCGTCACTCCGTGACCTTCGAACGCACCAGCGGGATCGTCCACAAGCCGCATGACCCTGCGACCATGGCAGCGCTGGGCGCTCGGCTGGAGGGTGAGGACGATTTCACTCTCGCCGCGCTGCTCACGCTGGCCTCGCTCGCCGGATCGCTGGTGGTGGCGCTGGCGGCGCTGGAACCGGGGGCGGATGCGCCCGCGCTCTATGCCGCCGCCAATGCGGAGGAAGACTGGCAGGCCGAGCTGTGGGGCTGGGAACAGGAGGCCGAAAAGGTCCGTGTCCTGCGGCTGGAAGCGTTCGAAAAAGCCGCGCAGTTCGCCGCCGCCATCACGCGCCTTGAGGCAGGAGCCTAG
- a CDS encoding fluoride efflux transporter FluC encodes MSTTLPQLWASLSVALAGGIGAVARYQLGRAVTWWLGPPVVGLFPFPTLAVNTLGSVLMGALAGWLVRAAPENAEQLRLLLGVGLLGGFTTFSAFSLELAFLIERQQVGLAAIYLMLSVGLGVTGFAFGVFATKAFA; translated from the coding sequence ATGTCCACCACCCTCCCCCAGCTCTGGGCCTCGCTATCGGTCGCGCTTGCCGGCGGTATCGGCGCGGTCGCCCGTTACCAGCTTGGCCGTGCCGTCACCTGGTGGCTTGGGCCGCCCGTCGTCGGCCTGTTCCCCTTCCCCACACTGGCGGTCAACACGCTCGGCAGCGTGCTGATGGGAGCGCTGGCCGGCTGGCTCGTCAGGGCCGCGCCCGAGAATGCGGAGCAGCTTCGCCTGCTGCTGGGCGTGGGACTGCTGGGCGGATTTACCACCTTTTCCGCCTTCAGCCTGGAGCTTGCCTTCCTGATAGAGCGACAGCAGGTGGGGCTGGCGGCGATCTACCTCATGCTGTCGGTCGGGCTCGGCGTGACCGGCTTTGCGTTCGGCGTCTTCGCTACGAAGGCGTTCGCCTGA
- the gatA gene encoding Asp-tRNA(Asn)/Glu-tRNA(Gln) amidotransferase subunit GatA, with the protein MSELTDLGVRQIRDGVAAGDFTAREVAEACNAAVAAAGGLNAFIVATPEKALEAADAVDAARGRGDALGPMAGVPIGMKDLFATKGVQTTAASRILEGFVPPYESTVSQKLWDAGAGMLGKLNMDQFAMGSSNETSYFGNVASPWRKEGSNAAMSPGGSSGGTSAAIAARLCPAATGTDTGGSIRQPAAFTGICGIKPTYGRCSRWGVVAFASSLDQAGPMARSVEDCAIMLGAMAGFDPKDSTSLDAPVPDWFGGLDADLRGKRVGVPREYRMDGTDQAILDSWDKGAEWLRDAGAEIVEVSLPHTNYALPAYYIVAPAEASSNLARYDGVRYGLRDLPEGAGLQDMYAATRADGFGDEVKRRIMLGTYVLSAGFYDAYYTQAQKIRTLVQRDFEAAFDQCDVILAPTTPTASFPLNSLNDDPLTMYLNDVFAVPASLAGLPAMSVPATLTADGLPLGLQLVGPAMDEQGVLNAGLAIEQRAGFTAKPARWW; encoded by the coding sequence ATGAGCGAGCTTACCGATCTTGGCGTGCGGCAGATTCGCGATGGCGTCGCCGCGGGCGACTTTACCGCGCGGGAAGTGGCCGAGGCGTGCAACGCCGCCGTGGCCGCGGCTGGCGGACTCAACGCCTTTATCGTCGCCACGCCCGAAAAGGCGCTGGAGGCTGCCGATGCGGTGGACGCCGCGCGCGGCAGGGGCGATGCCCTTGGGCCGATGGCCGGCGTGCCGATCGGCATGAAGGACCTGTTCGCCACCAAGGGCGTGCAGACCACGGCGGCGAGCCGCATCCTCGAAGGCTTCGTCCCGCCCTACGAGAGCACTGTCAGCCAGAAGCTGTGGGATGCGGGCGCCGGCATGCTCGGCAAGCTCAACATGGACCAGTTCGCCATGGGTTCGTCCAACGAGACGAGCTATTTCGGCAATGTCGCCTCGCCCTGGCGCAAGGAAGGTTCGAACGCGGCGATGAGCCCCGGCGGCTCGTCGGGCGGCACCTCGGCTGCTATTGCCGCGCGGCTGTGCCCGGCGGCGACCGGTACCGACACCGGCGGCTCGATCCGTCAGCCCGCTGCCTTCACCGGAATCTGCGGCATCAAGCCGACCTACGGGCGCTGCAGCCGCTGGGGTGTGGTGGCTTTCGCCTCCTCGCTCGATCAAGCCGGACCGATGGCCCGCAGCGTCGAGGATTGCGCCATCATGCTGGGTGCCATGGCCGGGTTCGACCCCAAGGATTCGACCAGCCTTGATGCGCCCGTGCCCGACTGGTTCGGCGGCCTGGACGCCGATCTGCGCGGCAAGAGGGTCGGGGTGCCGCGCGAATACCGCATGGACGGCACCGATCAGGCTATCCTCGACAGCTGGGACAAGGGCGCCGAGTGGCTGCGCGATGCCGGGGCCGAGATCGTCGAGGTCAGCCTGCCGCACACGAACTACGCGCTGCCTGCCTACTACATTGTCGCCCCCGCCGAAGCCTCGAGCAACCTCGCCCGTTACGACGGCGTGCGCTACGGTCTGCGCGACCTGCCGGAAGGCGCAGGTTTGCAGGACATGTACGCCGCCACGCGTGCCGACGGTTTCGGCGACGAGGTCAAGCGCCGCATCATGCTGGGCACTTACGTGCTGAGCGCCGGGTTCTACGATGCCTATTACACGCAGGCGCAGAAAATCCGTACGCTGGTGCAGCGCGATTTCGAGGCGGCGTTCGACCAGTGCGACGTGATCCTCGCGCCCACCACGCCGACCGCCAGCTTCCCGCTGAACTCGCTGAACGACGATCCGCTGACGATGTATCTCAACGACGTGTTCGCCGTGCCCGCCAGCCTAGCCGGGCTTCCGGCGATGAGCGTGCCCGCGACGCTGACCGCCGACGGCCTGCCGCTCGGCCTCCAGCTGGTCGGCCCGGCGATGGACGAGCAGGGCGTATTGAACGCCGGCCTCGCGATCGAGCAGCGCGCCGGGTTCACTGCAAAGCCGGCCAGGTGGTGGTGA
- a CDS encoding HAD-IA family hydrolase gives MKLAVFDCDGTLVDGQAAVCRAMASAFADTGHPPPPPAQVRRIVGLSLPQAVRRLDPALDEAALAATVAAYKEAFFAARQDGSLREPLFDGIADLLRHLHGHGWTLGVATGKSDRGLAATLATHSLGALFATLHTADRHPSKPDPAMLLAAMADAAAAPEQTVMIGDTVYDIEMAVAAGTRALGVAWGYHEEDELLAAGAEAVARDAAHLQELLDG, from the coding sequence ATGAAACTGGCCGTGTTCGATTGCGATGGCACGCTGGTGGATGGGCAGGCCGCCGTATGCAGGGCCATGGCGAGCGCCTTTGCCGATACCGGCCACCCGCCGCCGCCGCCGGCACAGGTGCGCCGCATCGTCGGCCTCAGCCTGCCGCAGGCGGTGCGGCGGCTCGATCCCGCGCTGGACGAGGCAGCGCTGGCCGCAACCGTCGCCGCCTACAAGGAGGCCTTTTTCGCCGCGCGGCAGGATGGCTCCCTTCGCGAACCGCTGTTCGACGGCATCGCCGATCTGCTGCGCCACCTGCACGGCCATGGCTGGACGCTGGGGGTCGCCACCGGCAAGTCCGACCGCGGGCTGGCCGCCACGCTGGCGACGCATTCGCTTGGTGCGCTGTTCGCAACGCTCCACACGGCCGACCGCCATCCCTCCAAGCCCGATCCCGCCATGCTGCTCGCCGCAATGGCAGACGCCGCCGCCGCCCCCGAACAGACGGTGATGATCGGCGACACGGTTTACGACATCGAGATGGCCGTCGCCGCAGGCACGCGCGCGCTGGGTGTGGCCTGGGGCTATCACGAAGAGGACGAGCTGCTTGCCGCCGGGGCCGAGGCCGTGGCGCGCGATGCGGCGCATTTGCAGGAACTGCTCGATGGCTGA
- the rpsU gene encoding 30S ribosomal protein S21 → MQIVVRDNNVEQALRALKKKLQREGVYREMKLRRHYEKPSEKRAREKAAAVRRARKLERKRMERDGVK, encoded by the coding sequence ATGCAGATCGTCGTCCGCGATAACAATGTCGAGCAGGCCCTCCGTGCGCTCAAGAAGAAGTTGCAGCGCGAAGGGGTGTATCGCGAGATGAAGCTGCGCCGCCACTACGAAAAGCCGAGCGAGAAGCGCGCACGCGAAAAGGCTGCCGCCGTGCGCCGCGCCCGCAAGCTGGAGCGCAAGCGCATGGAACGCGACGGCGTGAAGTAA
- a CDS encoding RluA family pseudouridine synthase, producing MPAQDNANEVRQFTVDADDDGVRLDRWFKRHLPQVGFGTISRWARTGQLRVDGKRVKPEDRIAAGQVLRVPPGGEDTARTQRARPALSPEDEAAAEAMLITRTKGALILNKPPGLATQGGTKTTRHVDGLLDAYANEDEPRPRLVHRLDKDTSGVLLVARSASSAAFFSKRFSGRTAKKIYWALVVGVPQLHEGTVDAPLAKQPASGGEKMHIDTENGQPARTAYRVVERAGNAAAWVELQPFTGRTHQLRVHMAAIGHPIVGDAKYGGKEAYLTGSISRKMHLHARRLIIEGPGGDDIDAVAELPEHFAASMAQLGFDAGVSDAGPVAPPPPERSKTEKKQAAKAHAKQYRKARRGERKSRGPAADDAKAGAKPGARKPLAKKADVKKADTKKVGPKGLGPRRAPAPASASKNPVRGGAGRSAGRGGKATGR from the coding sequence ATGCCCGCGCAGGACAACGCCAACGAGGTGCGCCAGTTCACCGTCGATGCCGACGATGACGGCGTGCGGCTGGACCGGTGGTTCAAGCGCCACCTGCCGCAGGTCGGCTTCGGCACGATCAGCAGATGGGCACGCACCGGGCAGCTGCGGGTGGATGGCAAGCGGGTAAAGCCCGAGGATCGCATCGCCGCAGGGCAGGTCCTGCGGGTCCCTCCGGGCGGCGAGGATACGGCGCGGACCCAGCGAGCGCGCCCCGCGCTCTCGCCCGAGGACGAGGCCGCGGCCGAGGCCATGCTGATCACCCGCACGAAGGGTGCGCTGATCCTCAACAAGCCGCCCGGCCTGGCCACGCAGGGCGGCACCAAGACCACGCGCCACGTCGACGGGCTGCTCGATGCCTATGCGAACGAGGACGAGCCGCGCCCGCGCCTGGTCCACCGGCTCGACAAGGATACCTCGGGCGTGTTGCTGGTCGCCCGCTCCGCCAGCAGCGCGGCGTTCTTTTCGAAGCGCTTTTCCGGCCGCACCGCCAAGAAGATCTACTGGGCGCTGGTCGTTGGCGTGCCCCAGTTGCACGAGGGCACGGTCGATGCGCCGCTTGCCAAGCAGCCGGCCAGCGGCGGCGAGAAGATGCATATCGACACCGAGAACGGGCAGCCCGCGCGCACCGCCTACCGCGTGGTGGAGCGGGCGGGCAACGCCGCGGCCTGGGTCGAACTGCAACCCTTTACCGGGCGCACGCACCAGTTGCGCGTGCACATGGCGGCCATCGGGCATCCCATCGTGGGCGATGCCAAGTACGGCGGCAAGGAAGCCTATCTGACCGGCTCGATCAGCCGCAAGATGCACCTCCACGCCCGCCGGCTGATCATCGAGGGCCCCGGCGGAGACGACATCGACGCGGTCGCCGAACTGCCCGAACACTTTGCGGCGAGCATGGCGCAACTGGGCTTCGACGCAGGTGTCAGCGATGCCGGCCCCGTCGCCCCTCCGCCGCCCGAGCGATCGAAGACCGAGAAGAAGCAGGCGGCCAAGGCCCATGCCAAGCAGTACCGCAAGGCGCGCCGGGGCGAACGCAAATCGCGGGGGCCAGCCGCTGATGATGCAAAGGCGGGGGCGAAGCCGGGGGCCAGGAAGCCTCTTGCGAAAAAGGCCGATGTGAAGAAGGCGGATACGAAGAAGGTAGGCCCGAAGGGGTTGGGCCCCAGACGTGCGCCTGCGCCAGCGTCTGCGTCGAAAAACCCGGTCCGTGGCGGCGCTGGTCGGTCCGCCGGGAGGGGCGGCAAGGCCACGGGCCGCTGA
- a CDS encoding FKBP-type peptidyl-prolyl cis-trans isomerase, whose protein sequence is MTEVTRVPLQPIAKGSLTKLWLGVLAAVLLAAGIAWLAMPAGVSVEVVRAGEGPSPTANDVVFVNYTGRLDDGTVFDRSQPTNLPVEGVFPDGTPLPLSDMVPGFTQAMVQTQKGGQYTVVIPSDLAFGADVPPGGPIPPNADLTFDVEVVDFMTREDFDQRLQTLQQMMMQQQMQGGAPAAPGGAAGAVPPTEQDGPPQ, encoded by the coding sequence ATGACCGAAGTGACCCGCGTTCCCCTGCAGCCAATCGCCAAGGGGTCGCTCACCAAGCTCTGGCTCGGCGTGCTTGCCGCCGTGCTGCTCGCGGCCGGCATCGCCTGGCTTGCCATGCCCGCCGGCGTCAGCGTGGAAGTGGTGCGCGCGGGTGAGGGGCCCAGCCCGACGGCCAATGACGTGGTCTTCGTGAATTACACCGGGCGCCTGGACGATGGCACGGTGTTCGACCGCTCCCAGCCGACCAACCTGCCGGTCGAGGGTGTCTTCCCCGACGGCACGCCGCTGCCGCTGTCGGACATGGTTCCCGGCTTCACCCAGGCGATGGTGCAGACGCAGAAGGGTGGCCAGTACACGGTCGTGATTCCTTCCGACCTCGCCTTCGGAGCCGATGTGCCGCCGGGCGGGCCGATCCCGCCGAACGCCGACCTCACCTTCGATGTCGAGGTGGTGGACTTCATGACGCGGGAGGATTTCGACCAGCGCCTGCAGACGCTGCAGCAGATGATGATGCAGCAGCAGATGCAGGGTGGTGCTCCTGCGGCTCCGGGCGGTGCGGCTGGCGCGGTGCCGCCGACAGAACAGGACGGCCCGCCGCAATAA
- a CDS encoding acyltransferase family protein yields the protein MTANPPSRIAIIDYLRGLASLVVAWFHLTNLYEPTSTVRTSGALGYLGVDCFFVISGFVLPYLLSGVRGGYTLASFPRFMARRTVRLEPAFLVSIAMVIVLWELSALRPAFAGEIPAFTVPHVLANALYLVPVTQYEWLQPVYWTLAYELVFYIVIGLIFPLIAAGPVRDGRSQLPFLFVVGALMALAALQVIGAQWILFVMGLFVYKAVVERIGTGLLVAGLIASTAVMVLGNRADAAVVGLLTAVVIVLGRGFALSDRAERIFGGLGLISYSLYLVHIPIGGRLVNFGKNFTDGNMAAELGLSLFGLAVSLVAAVVFFLLIERPAHNLSRRIAMTRPRPGPNGGEARADG from the coding sequence ATGACGGCCAATCCTCCCAGCCGCATCGCCATCATCGATTACCTGCGCGGCCTCGCCAGTCTCGTAGTCGCGTGGTTCCATCTGACGAATTTATATGAACCCACATCGACGGTGCGCACGTCAGGTGCGCTTGGCTATCTCGGCGTCGATTGCTTTTTCGTGATCTCGGGATTTGTACTTCCCTACCTTCTGAGCGGTGTGCGCGGTGGATACACGCTGGCCAGTTTCCCGCGCTTCATGGCCCGGCGCACGGTGCGTCTGGAGCCTGCGTTTCTGGTATCGATCGCGATGGTCATCGTGCTGTGGGAGCTATCGGCGCTGCGGCCGGCTTTCGCGGGAGAGATCCCTGCGTTCACCGTGCCTCATGTTCTGGCGAATGCCCTGTACCTGGTGCCGGTCACGCAATACGAGTGGCTGCAGCCGGTGTACTGGACGCTTGCATACGAACTGGTTTTCTACATCGTCATCGGGTTGATCTTTCCGCTGATTGCCGCCGGACCGGTAAGAGATGGGCGATCACAATTGCCTTTTCTGTTCGTCGTCGGGGCGCTGATGGCGCTCGCCGCGTTGCAAGTGATCGGCGCGCAGTGGATCCTCTTCGTGATGGGACTGTTCGTGTACAAGGCCGTGGTCGAGCGGATTGGTACTGGTCTGCTGGTTGCGGGGCTTATCGCAAGCACCGCCGTGATGGTACTGGGCAACCGTGCGGATGCTGCCGTGGTCGGTTTGCTGACGGCGGTGGTAATCGTTCTGGGCCGCGGCTTCGCGCTGTCGGACCGCGCGGAGCGGATTTTTGGCGGACTTGGCCTCATCTCCTATTCCCTGTATCTGGTGCATATTCCAATCGGCGGCAGACTGGTGAATTTCGGCAAGAATTTCACCGATGGCAATATGGCGGCCGAACTTGGCCTTTCGTTGTTTGGGCTGGCGGTATCGCTGGTGGCGGCGGTGGTCTTTTTTCTGTTGATCGAACGGCCGGCCCACAACCTCTCGCGGCGCATCGCCATGACCAGGCCGCGTCCGGGACCCAACGGCGGCGAGGCCAGGGCCGACGGGTGA
- the gatC gene encoding Asp-tRNA(Asn)/Glu-tRNA(Gln) amidotransferase subunit GatC codes for MSVTREEVAKIASLARIRMAEEDLDHLVPEFNKILEWVEQLGEVDTSGVEPMTAVIEQKLRLRDDVVDADPLTGGGKRNAVLANAPAAEHGFYGVPKVIE; via the coding sequence ATGTCCGTGACCCGTGAAGAAGTGGCGAAAATCGCCTCGCTGGCGCGCATCCGCATGGCCGAGGAAGACCTCGACCATCTGGTGCCCGAGTTCAACAAGATCCTCGAATGGGTCGAGCAGCTTGGCGAGGTCGATACCAGCGGCGTCGAACCGATGACCGCGGTGATCGAACAGAAACTGCGCCTGCGCGACGACGTGGTCGATGCCGATCCGCTGACCGGTGGCGGCAAGCGTAACGCGGTGCTGGCCAATGCCCCTGCCGCCGAACACGGGTTCTACGGCGTGCCCAAGGTGATCGAATGA
- a CDS encoding FMN-binding negative transcriptional regulator → MHPEPLFRSHDHARFHALIEEVGFGMVFAATPAGPQVVHTPFVWADGVLQFHMSRRNAMAGALDGAQVLAVVNGPDGYVSPRFYDDRDTVPTWDYVALEMAGRVVRMDDAGLETFFQHLIARQEGRLGGSPWRAAEAGGALWANLVKGIIGYRMEVEEWRSTFKLSQENSSAERERIADGHRTQGNPHLAQAMERFAA, encoded by the coding sequence ATGCATCCCGAACCACTGTTTCGCAGCCATGACCACGCCCGCTTCCACGCGCTGATCGAGGAGGTGGGGTTCGGCATGGTCTTCGCCGCGACCCCCGCAGGCCCGCAGGTCGTCCACACCCCTTTCGTCTGGGCCGACGGCGTCCTGCAATTCCACATGTCGCGCCGCAATGCGATGGCAGGGGCGCTGGATGGCGCGCAAGTGCTGGCCGTGGTCAACGGACCCGATGGCTACGTCAGCCCGCGTTTCTACGACGACCGCGACACGGTGCCGACATGGGACTACGTCGCGCTGGAGATGGCGGGGCGCGTGGTGCGCATGGACGATGCCGGGCTCGAGACTTTTTTCCAACACCTGATCGCCCGGCAGGAAGGCCGGCTGGGCGGCTCGCCGTGGCGCGCTGCGGAGGCGGGCGGGGCGCTGTGGGCCAACCTGGTTAAAGGCATCATCGGGTATCGGATGGAGGTCGAAGAGTGGCGTTCCACCTTCAAGCTCTCGCAGGAAAACTCCAGTGCCGAGCGCGAGCGGATCGCGGATGGCCACCGCACTCAGGGTAATCCCCACCTGGCACAGGCGATGGAGCGGTTCGCAGCATGA
- a CDS encoding DUF4153 domain-containing protein — translation MSQRIKPATEAPGHDGLQDWPLRPWLYALIGGGAGLAVHLLFNGGAGSRAGSAIAAFAFFAALGLGFTLRPDRPRDSIIFSLGLGTVMAGIAFLAIDAGDRLAGEEFGFAAGVFFSLLAIPLFQSDFHRRRWATPYRETHFHVWTDAVSAGGALAFMLLSFALIWLLDALFILVGIELIGQLFRTDWFAGLFLGATFGAGLGVLRNQLAIIGTLQRVVMLVLSLLAVPFAAAILVFVVMLVFSGGDALWNATDSATPVLLACAIGCFVLVNVVVRDDDDSRSGNVVMQAAALVLAAAIFPLTVFAAVSMGIRIGQHGLSPERLWALVAIAIATAYGLAYWVAMARGRLAGWAHHLRRANLHLAAGSCLVALVLAFPWLDFGRISAKNQLARLDRGEVSVADFDFEALRWDFGEAGRRALARIAAGEGEAAQLAAEVQARAERYPVTDRRRSFDPGALALSFEDARLRGWVRSHVAANPWQCSPACVAIDLGQEGDRRRVALVSARSRELVAFRDDGLADLPAPVPAPPTPDTAIAPGDVEVRSFEGRQIFVNGRPVGEPFE, via the coding sequence GTGAGTCAACGAATTAAGCCGGCCACAGAGGCGCCCGGGCACGACGGCTTGCAGGACTGGCCGCTGCGACCCTGGCTCTATGCCCTGATCGGGGGCGGTGCCGGCCTCGCGGTCCACCTGCTGTTCAACGGCGGCGCGGGTTCGCGCGCCGGGTCCGCCATCGCCGCCTTTGCCTTTTTTGCCGCGCTTGGCCTGGGCTTCACCCTGCGGCCCGACCGCCCGCGCGACTCGATCATTTTCTCGCTCGGCCTCGGCACGGTAATGGCGGGTATCGCCTTCCTCGCCATCGACGCAGGCGACCGGCTGGCGGGCGAGGAGTTCGGCTTTGCGGCGGGCGTGTTCTTCAGCCTGCTGGCAATCCCGCTGTTCCAGTCGGACTTTCACCGCCGCCGCTGGGCGACGCCTTACCGCGAGACGCATTTCCACGTCTGGACCGACGCGGTCAGCGCGGGCGGGGCGCTGGCCTTCATGCTCCTCAGTTTCGCGCTCATCTGGCTGTTGGATGCGCTGTTCATCCTCGTCGGTATCGAGCTGATCGGCCAACTGTTCCGGACCGACTGGTTCGCCGGGCTCTTCCTCGGCGCGACCTTCGGGGCGGGCCTCGGCGTCCTGCGCAACCAGCTCGCCATCATCGGCACGCTGCAACGCGTGGTCATGCTGGTGCTCTCACTGCTTGCCGTGCCCTTCGCAGCAGCGATCCTGGTCTTCGTGGTCATGCTCGTGTTCTCGGGCGGAGATGCGCTGTGGAACGCGACCGACAGCGCCACGCCGGTGCTGCTCGCCTGCGCGATCGGCTGCTTCGTGCTGGTCAACGTGGTGGTGCGCGACGATGACGATTCGCGCAGCGGCAACGTGGTGATGCAGGCGGCAGCGCTTGTGCTGGCGGCGGCAATCTTTCCACTGACAGTCTTTGCCGCGGTCAGCATGGGCATCCGTATCGGGCAGCACGGCCTCAGTCCGGAGCGGCTGTGGGCGCTGGTCGCCATTGCCATCGCGACCGCCTATGGCCTTGCCTACTGGGTCGCCATGGCGCGCGGACGACTGGCGGGCTGGGCGCATCACCTGCGCCGGGCCAACCTTCATCTTGCGGCGGGGAGCTGCCTCGTAGCGCTGGTGCTGGCCTTTCCCTGGCTGGATTTCGGGCGCATTTCGGCGAAAAACCAGCTGGCCCGGCTCGATCGCGGCGAGGTGAGCGTGGCGGACTTCGATTTCGAAGCACTGCGCTGGGATTTCGGCGAGGCCGGACGCCGGGCGCTGGCGCGGATCGCTGCGGGAGAGGGCGAGGCGGCACAGCTTGCCGCCGAGGTGCAGGCCCGCGCCGAGCGTTACCCGGTGACCGATAGACGTCGATCCTTCGATCCGGGGGCATTGGCGTTATCCTTCGAGGATGCCCGCCTGCGCGGTTGGGTGCGCAGTCATGTCGCGGCCAACCCATGGCAGTGCAGCCCCGCCTGCGTGGCAATCGATCTTGGCCAGGAAGGCGACCGGCGGCGCGTGGCGCTCGTGAGTGCACGCTCACGCGAACTCGTCGCTTTCCGGGACGACGGCTTGGCCGATCTGCCCGCGCCCGTCCCGGCGCCGCCGACGCCCGATACCGCAATCGCGCCCGGCGATGTCGAGGTCCGCTCGTTCGAAGGCCGGCAGATCTTCGTCAACGGCCGGCCCGTGGGCGAACCCTTCGAATAG